The following are encoded in a window of Zymoseptoria tritici IPO323 chromosome 4, whole genome shotgun sequence genomic DNA:
- the MgXBX3 gene encoding putative xylan 1,4-beta-Xylosidase (Xylan 1,4-Beta-Xylosidase), whose translation MTALLLTSLLALTLKATAQLEGRGFPDCQNGPLKNNTVCDFTADPLTRATALIAAFTIEEKINNTGSTAPGVPRLGLPAYTWWQEALHGVAQSPGVNFSDSGDFRYATSFPQPILMGAAFDDDLIKDVATVISTEARAFNNDARSGLDYWTPNINPFKDSRWGRGQETPGEDPYHLSSYVKSLIAGLQGDGKYKKVVATCKHFVAYDLETWNGNFRYQFDPHVGSQELVEYYMPPFQACARDANVGAFMCSYNSLNGIPTCADPYLLQTILREHWNWTSEEQWVTSDCDSIQNVYLPHEYTSTREEAVAVSLKAGTDVNCGTYYQEFLPGALSLGLVTEKDIDMALIRQYSSLVRLGYFDGTAVEYRSLSWKDVSTPYAQQLALKAAVEGITLLKNDGILPLAITKDTKIAVIGDWANATEQMLGNYDGIPPYLHSPLWAAQQTGANVTYSGNPGGQGDPTTNNWLHIWTAVDEADVILFAGGIDNGVEAEGMDRVSIAWTGAQLDVIGQLASRGKPVIVAQMGTNGVDSTPLLNNQNISALLWGGYPGQDGGVALLDIIQGKSAPAGRLPTTQYPASYISKVPMTDMHLRPNSTTGFPGRTYMWYNEKPVFEFGYGLHYTNFSATISPTDTTSFSIADLTKDCTEHYMDRCPFADMKIAVTNTGNVTSDYVTLGFLAGEHGPAPCPNKRLVNYQRLHNITAGASQTTSLNLTLASLARVDDMGNTVLYPGSYALLIDTQPLAMFNFTLTGDEVVLDHWPQPPAPRTQDSDYYVGGYGSEYEMPL comes from the exons ATGACTGCGCTTCTGCTTACATCGCTCTTGGCATTGACCTTGAAAGCAACTGCCCAACTGGAAGGCAGAGGCTTTCCTGACTGCCAAAATGGACCTCTCAAGAACAACACCGTCTGCGATTTTACGGCTGATCCTCTGACAAGAGCAACGGCATTGATCGCAGCCTTTACCATCGAGGAGAAAATCAACAACACTGGCAGCACTGCCCCGGGTGTTCCTCGACTAGGACTACCA GCGTACACATGGTGGCAGGAAGCGCTTCATGGCGTTGCTCAGAGCCCTGGTGTGAACTTCTCCGATTCCGGAGACTTTCGCTACGCAACTTCGTTCCCACAGCCGATCCTGATGGGTGCTGCATTCGACGATGACTTGATAAAGGACGTTGCAACCGTCATCAGCACTGAAGCAAGAGCCTTCAACAACGATGCTCGTTCCGGATTGGACTATTGGACTCCCAACATTAATCCCTTCAAGGACAGTCGTTGGGGCCGTGGCCAGGAGACGCCCGGAGAAGATCCCTACCATCTGTCAAGCTATGTCAAATCTTTGATCGCAGGCCTACAGGGAGATGGAAAGTACAAGAAAGTCGTTGCCACTTGCAAACATTTCGTGGCGTACGATTTGGAGACGTGGAATG GCAACTTCCGTTACCAGTTCGATCCACACGTTGGTTCTCAG GAGCTCGTTGAGTACTACATGCCTCCGTTCCAGGCCTGTGCCCGCGATGCCAATGTTGGAGCCTTCATGTGCTCATACAATAGCTTGAACGGAATTCCGACTTGTGCGGACCCGTATCTCCTCCAGACAATCCTCCGCGAACATTGGAACTGGACTTCGGAGGAGCAGTGGGTGACTTCTGACTGTGACTCTATCCAGAAT GTCTACCTTCCGCACGAATATACCTCGACACGCGAGGAGGCCGTTGCTGTATCTCTCAAAGCAGGAACCGATGTCAACTGCG GTACCTATTACCAAGAGTTTTTGCCAGGAGCTCTCTCTCTGGGCCTAGTGACTGAGAAGGACATCGACATGGCACTTATTCGGCAGTACTCTTCTCTCGTTCGTCTCGGGTACTTCGATGGTACGGCTGTTGAGTACCGGAGCCTAAGCTGGAAGGATGTCTCCACTCCCTATGCCCAGCAGTTGGCCCTCAAGGCCGCTGTCGAGGGCATCACACTCCTCAAGAACGACGGAATCCTGCCGCTCGCCATCACCAAGGATACCAAAATCGCTGTCATTGGCGACTGGGCCAATGCTACAGAGCAGATGCTCGGAAACTATGATGGTATTCCTCCTTACCTTCACTCCCCTCTCTGGGCCGCCCAACAGACGGGAGCAAACGTGACGTACTCGGGCAACCCAGGAGGGCAAGGAGACCCAACGACGAACAACTGGCTCCATATCTGGACTGCCGTGGACGAAGCCGAcgtcatcctcttcgctgGCGGAATTGACAATGGTGTCGAGGCTGAAGGCATGGACAGAGTCAGTATCGCCTGGACTGGCGCTCAATTGGACGTCATTGGCCAACTCGCCTCTCGTGGCAAGCCCGTCATCGTCGCTCAAATGGGCACCAACGGTGTCGACAGTACTCCTCTCCTCAACAATCAAAACATCTCGGCTCTTCTATGGGGCGGCTACCCCGGTCAAGACGGTGGTGTCGCGCTCCTCGACATCATTCAAGGTAAATCCGCTCCCGCCGGCCGTCTGCCAACCACCCAATACCCAGCATCGTACATCTCGAAGGTTCCAATGACAGACATGCACCTCCGCCCCAACAGCACCACCGGCTTCCCAGGTAGGACGTACATGTGGTACAACGAGAAGCCCGTCTTCGAGTTCGGCTACGGTCTGCACTACACCAACTTCTCCGCCACGATCTCGCCCACCGACACCACCTCCTTCAGCATCGCGGACCTCACCAAAGACTGCACCGAGCACTACATGGACCGCTGCCCATTCGCAGACATGAAGATCGCCGTCACCAACACTGGAAATGTCACCAGCGACTATGTCACCCTCGGATTCTTGGCCGGCGAACATGGTCCCGCTCCGTGCCCGAACAAGCGCTTGGTCAACTATCAGCGACTACACAACATCACTGCCGGAGCAAGCCAGACGACTTCGTTGAATTTGACGCTGGCCAGCTTGGCGAGAGTCGATGACATGGGCAACACGGTGCTCTACCCTGGCAGCTACGCTTTGTTGATCGACACGCAGCCTTTGGCTATGTTCAACTTCACTTTGACGGGTGACGAGGTGGTGCTTGATCACTGGCCTCAGCCGCCTGCGCCGCGGACTCAGGACTCGGACTACTATGTTGGCGGGTACGGTAGTGAATATGAGATGCCTTTGTGA
- the CYTb5 gene encoding cytochome b5 (Heme binding domain at C-terminu. Electron tranference. Usually at ER or mitochondria. This displays an unusual secretory signal (for cytb5) at 21/22 aa in the N-terminus. Predicted transmembrane domain at 1-24 aa at N- terminus. Predicted non-cytosolic topolgy. ...): MGALSILILIVSISFLTIRYPVMLKGLLPAWFSAAERKDFDSKDESRLSHGSEASDQGRTSTSGDEADGDSTPKAEPTRNEEAVPTFTLSDGTAEEVPESPAEPVTPMFPAANSAQRASSSMPPPPRPTKPSASSLMPPPGRPVPSQKQSAAASLRIPSNGPLPNRGPPAGSQQRVNSSLSPNGAVSTPNSRGKVLLSPGHSPMDWAALVKSGNLAGVSTFQRVTPSELKKMTGRKGKPAWSSWQGKVYNITPYLPFHPGGEPELMKAAGRDGTKLFMDVHPWVNWENMLSTCLVGVLVPEDHGAGSGSLEDMD; this comes from the coding sequence ATGGGTGCACTgagcatcctcatcctcatcgtatCAATATCCTTCCTGACAATACGATATCCGGTCATGTTGAAAGGCCTCTTGCCAGCATGGTTCAGCGCGGCCGAACGAAAGGACTTCGACTCCAAAGATGAAAGCCGCCTGTCACACGGGTCCGAAGCCTCAGACCAGGGAAGGACTTCAACATCAGGAGATGAAGCAGACGGCGACTCGACACCAAAAGCGGAGCCGACACGAAATGAGGAAGCAGTCCCCACGTTCACCTTGAGTGATGGTACTGCGGAAGAAGTACCAGAGTCGCCTGCAGAGCCAGTCACCCCTATGTTCCCTGCCGCGAATAGCGCCCAACGAGCCTCTTCATCTatgcctcctccgccgagacCGACCAAACCTAGTGCCTCGAGTCTCATGCCACCACCAGGGCGACCCGTTCCCAGTCAGAAGCAGTCTGCAGCCGCCTCGTTGCGCATACCCTCAAATGGTCCCCTGCCCAACCGCGGACCACCAGCCGGGAGTCAGCAGCGGGTCAATTCAAGTCTATCGCCGAATGGTGCTGTCTCGACTCCAAATTCGCGCGGCAAAGTGCTATTGTCGCCTGGCCATTCGCCCATGGATTGGGCTGCACTGGTAAAAAGTGGCAATCTTGCGGGTGTCAGCACATTTCAGCGCGTCACACCTAGcgagttgaagaagatgacaGGACGAAAAGGCAAGCCAGCATGGAGTAGCTGGCAGGGGAAAGTCTACAACATCACCCCGTACCTGCCATTCCATCCTGGCGGCGAACCAGAGTTGATGAAGGCTGCTGGGAGGGACGGAACGAAACTGTTCATGGATGTGCATCCATGGGTGAATTGGGAGAATATGCTATCCACCTGTCTAGTAGGAGTTCTGGTACCAGAAGACCACGGCGCTGGAAGTGGGAGTCTGGAGGATATGGATTGA
- the SDG2401 gene encoding ESC/E(Z) complex protein (A putative member of the Polycomb group (Pc-G) of proteins involved in establishing higher order chromatin structure; similar to transcriptional repressor EZH1) gives MRFHCPYHGELVEHSPSDDELPEEDEAIVQTDIIHPPRINHRSRVTFPPSVDEGDPNVPIKDRRAASTWLATTASLNTTPETRGPFYPCHHPGESCVSAKCSCWRAKITCEKICSCAPSCPRKFQGCSCSNDRARANGGTSKKNQKYVCFEDARCACFQSGRECDPDLCGECGVCDILDPVHRHDDRILQARCRNASIQRGVPKHTILGDSGVHGLGLYACEDIRAHEYVGEYKGEIITKEEADRRGSVYEHQKLSYLFSLNQKQEIDSTYFGTKIRFINHAGDGKGNNLYPRIIMVNTVYRIALYASRNIRAGEELFFDYGPMFPDEQ, from the coding sequence ATGCGATTCCATTGTCCATACCACGGTGAACTTGTCGAGCATTCACCCAGCGATGACGAACTTccagaagaggatgaggccATTGTGCAGACCGACATCATCCACCCGCCACGGATCAACCATCGTTCGCGCGTGACGTTCCCACCCAGCGTCGATGAAGGTGACCCCAACGTGCCCATCAAGGACCGTCGAGCAGCATCCACCTGGCTAGCCACGACCGCCAGCCTCAACACCACTCCCGAGACCCGCGGACCTTTTTACCCCTGCCACCACCCTGGCGAATCCTGCGTCAGCGCAAAATGTTCCTGCTGGCGAGCGAAAATCACCTGCGAGAAAATCTGCAGTTGCGCACCAAGTTGCCCACGCAAATTCCAAGGCTGCTCCTGTTCCAACGACCGAGCCCGCGCAAACGGAGGGACCTCGAAAAAGAACCAAAAGTACGTCTGCTTCGAAGACGCCCGCTGCGCATGTTTTCAATCCGGTCGAGAATGCGACCCTGACCTCTGCGGCGAGTGCGGCGTCTGCGACATCCTCGACCCCGTCCACCGCCACGACGACCGCATCCTCCAAGCCCGCTGCCGCAACGCGAGCATCCAGCGCGGCGTCCCCAAACACACCATTCTCGGCGACAGCGGCGTACACGGCCTAGGACTCTACGCATGCGAAGACATCCGCGCGCACGAATACGTCGGAGAATACAAAGGCGAAATCATCACCAAGGAAGAAGCCGACCGCAGAGGATCCGTCTACGAACATCAGAAATTGAGctacctcttctccctcaacCAGAAACAGGAAATCGACAGCACGTATTTCGGCACGAAGATCCGCTTCATCAACCACGCTGGGGATGGCAAGGGAAATAACTTGTATCCGAGGATCATCATGGTCAACACGGTGTATCGCATCGCGCTGTACGCATCGAGGAATATCCGCGCGGGAGAGGAGTTATTTTTCGATTATGGGCCTATGTTTCCGGATGAGCAA
- the PDC1 gene encoding pyruvate decarboxylase isoenzyme (pyruvate decarboxylase; alpha-carboxylase; pyruvic decarboxylase; alpha-ketoacid carboxylase), with amino-acid sequence MAEQTVPLGRYLWERIKQLGIKSVFGVPGDFNLTLLDHIYDVEGLEWVGNTNELNAAYAADGYARVKQGAGCVVTTHGVGELSALNAIAGAMTEQVKVIHVVGQTSLTMQKNKMMIHHSIGSSPDHQVFNKASMGFRVAAAELQSEVDATKKIDETLRQCFVKSGPVYVFVPIDLVDKQVPSKALETPIDLEPEFDPQVVEEATKAILDMVYASKHPSVFVDCLVQRHNAIKEATELVDKLGVLVYTSNMGKGIIDETHPNYLGVYNGQISGPGVESAFEASDTVLVLGNLPSDTNSGGFTRKIKTQAIYINEFDVSIQGGKTWTAPLKAVLASLVKTVQTDKVPKITKPKLPEAPLEEDHDSKSITQSWIWNYLADTYFRKHDVIFGETGTAAFGIPDTTFPAGINWITQTYYGSIGYCTPAALGADVALSELASQSRPRGRTLLVTGDGSLMLTVQEVGNMVKLGLKPVILLINNSGYTIERVIHGAHQSYNDIVPFDYKHMLPFFNMSPEQAAANFHRCTTKVGLEEILKKDSVRNPQAVQVVEIVMDKLDVPWRLSMQIATRGEDAVQEMEG; translated from the exons ATGGCCGAACAAACAGTGCCACTCGGGCGCTACCTGTGGGAGAGAATCAAGCAACTCGGTATCAAGAGCGTCTTCGGCGTGCCCGGCGACTTCaacctcaccctcctcgacCACATCTACGACGTCGAAGGTCTCGAATGGGTCGGCAACACCAACGAACTCAACGCcgcctacgccgccgatggcTACGCCCGCGTCAAGCAAGGCGCAGGCTGCGTCGTCACCACCCACGGCGTCGGCGAACTGTCTGCGCTCAACGCCATCGCGGGAGCCATGACTGAACAGGTGAAGGTCATCCATGTGGTTGGACAGACGTCTCTCACCATGCAGAAGAATAAGATGATGATTCACCACAGTATTGGTTCTTCACCGGATCATCAGGTGTTCAACAAGGCTTCGATGGGATTTCGAGTTGCGGCTGCGGAGTTGCAGTCGGAGGTTGATGCCACCAAGAAGATTGACGAGACGTTGAGGCAGTGCTTCGTCAAGTCGGGTCCGGTGTATGTGTTTGTTCCGATCGACTTGGTGGATAAGCAGGTTCCTTCCAAAGCACTCGAGACGCCCATCGATCTCGAGCCGGAGTTCGATCCTcaagtggtggaggaggctaCAAAGGCCATTCTCGATATGGTGTACGCCAGCAAGCATCCTTCCGTCTTTGTGGACTGTCTCGTGCAACGCCACAATGCGATCAAGGAGGCTACGGAGCTGGTTGATAAACTCGGTGTCTTGGTGTACACGAGTAACATGGGAAAGGGTATCATCGACGAGACGCATCCGAATTACTTGGGAGTGTACAATGGACAGATCTCTGGTCCAGGTGTCGAGTCGGCTTTTGAGGCGAGCGACACTGTGTTGGTGTTGGGGAATCTGCCATCAG ACACCAACTCCGGAGGCTTCACCCGCAAGATCAAGACTCAAGCCATCTACATCAATGAATTCGACGTCTCGATCCAAGGAGGCAAGACATGGACCGCGCCACTCAAAGCCGTCCTCGCATCCCTCGTCAAGACCGTGCAAACCGACAAAGTCCCCAAAATCACCAAGCCCAAACTCCCCGAAGCACCCCTCGAAGAAGACCACGACTCCAAATCCATCACCCAATCCTGGATCTGGAACTACCTGGCCGACACCTACTTCCGCAAACACGACGTCATCTTCGGCGAAACCGGCACCGCCGCCTTTGGCATCCCCGACACCACCTTTCCCGCCGGCATCAACTGGATCACACAGACCTACTACGGCTCGATCGGGTACTGCACACCCGCCGCTCTGGGCGCCGACGTCGCCCTGTCCGAACTCGCCTCCCAAAGCCGTCCTCGGGGCCGCACACTCCTCGTCACGGGCGATGGAAGCCTCATGCTCACGGTCCAGGAAGTCGGCAACATGGTCAAACTCGGCCTGAAAcccgtcatcctcctcatcaacaacTCCGGCTACACCATCGAGCGGGTGATTCACGGCGCGCACCAGTCGTACAACGACATCGTGCCGTTCGACTACAAGCACATGCTTCCCTTCTTCAACATGTCCCCGGAACAAGCGGCGGCCAACTTCCACCGTTGCACCACCAAAGTCGGGCTGGAGGAGATTCTGAAGAAGGACTCCGTGCGCAACCCGCAGGCTGTACAAGTCGTGGAGATCGTCATGGACAAGTTGGACGTGCCGTGGCGACTGAGCATGCAAATCGCCACGAGGGGCGAGGATGCAGTgcaggagatggaggggtAA
- the MgMkk1 gene encoding MAP kinase (Hypothetical mitogen-activated protein kinase kinase (MAPKK) involved in cell wall integrity signaling pathway) — protein sequence MASPAPLLRPPIPGAGRQQTGGRMPRLGLSIPASPNQRPVNSVAAPPMTDTSAVPPLSIQTRQAPPKLSLATPMGSSHTPQENNPARRRGPPLQIAPGLSASGASSDDSAHSRTNSFGANTTQNGSVSTTSSYSALNFVEMLRGDKDPVSATGSMYSSSSAHSVGMEREGSTQGILPDLEKLSLEKGRPLDVEDLDDAGWKAAKKEGRIVELGSLGEGAGGAVTRCVLKGGTTVFALKIITTDPNPDVKKQIVRELSFNKSCASAHICQYYGAFMDDTAGTIGISMEFCEGGSLDSVYREVKKLGGRTGEKVLGKVAEGVLNGLTYLHGHRIIHRDIKPSNILLTRQGGVKLCDFGVSGEFGTKGDANTFIGTSYYMAPERITGQSYTITSDVWSLGVTLLEVAQHRFPFPADGTEMNPRAGLIDLLTYIVRQPIPKLKDEPENKLKWSENFKYFIECCLEKDANRRATPWHIEGHPWIVEMKSKRVDMTQFLRTVWDWKD from the exons ATGGCGTCACCCgcacctctcctccgcccacCCATTCCAGGTGCAGGTCGCCAGCAAACCGGCGGCCGCATGCCACGCCTTGGCCTTTCCATACCCGCATCTCCCAACCAACGACCGGTGAACAGCGTGGCAGCACCTCCCATGACAGACACATCCGCCGTCCCCCCATTATCAATACAAACTCGACAAGCGCCCCCCAAGCTTAGCCTTGCCACGCCCATGGGCAGCTCTCACACCCCGCAAGAGAACAACCCTGCTCGAAGGAGAGGTCCACCCCTACAAATCGCACCAGGCTTGTCTGCAAGTGGAGCGAGCAGTGATGACTCTGCACATAGTCGGACGAATAGCTTTGGAGCAAATACCACACAAAACGGCTCGGTTTCTACAACATCATCCTACTCGGCGCTGAATTTTGTGGAGATGCTGCGCGGCGACAAGGATCCGGTGTCTGCAACAGGGTCGATGTACAGCTCGAGCTCGGCACATTCAGTGGGCATGGAGCGTGAGGGTAGCACACAAGGTATCCTACCAGATCTAGAAAAGCTGAGCTTAGAAAAGGGCCGACCCTTGGACGTGGAAGACCTCGACGACGCCGGGTGGAAAGCAGCCAAAAAGGAGGGTCGGATAGTCGAACTCGGCAGTCTCGGCGAGGGAGCCGGCGGCGCCGTCACTCGATGTGTCCTGAAAGGCGGCACCACCGTCTTCGCCCTCAAAATCATCACCACGGATCCCAACCCGGACGTCAAGAAACAAATCGTCCGCGAACTCTCCTTTAACAAATCCTGCGCGTCCGCCCACATCTGCCAGTATTACGGCGCCTTCATGGACGATACGGCGGGAACCATTGGCATCAGCATGGAGTTCTGCGAAGGCGGCTCCCTCGACAGCGTCTACCGCGAAGTGAAGAAACTCGGCGGCCGCACGGGGGAGAAGGTTCTCGGTAAAGTGGCCGAGGGCGTGCTCAATGGGCTGACATACCTCCACGGCCACCGCATCATCCACCGCGACATCAAACCGAGtaacatcctcctcacccgCCAGGGAGGCGTGAAACTCTGCGACTTTGGCGTGAGTGGGGAGTTTGGCACGAAAGGGGATGCGAATACGTTCATCGGGACAAGTTATTACATGGCTCCCGAGAGGATCACGGGGCAGAGCTATACCATCACGAGTGATGTCTGGAGTTTGGGCGTCACGCTGTTGGAGGTGGCTCAACATCGCTTCCCGTTCCCCGCGGACGGCACGGAGATGAACCCTCGCGCGGGACTGATTGATCTGTTGACGTATATTGTCCGCCAGCCGATTCCGAAGTTGAAGGACGAGCCGGAGAACAAGTTGAAGTGGAGCGAGAATTTCAAGTATTTCATCGAGTGTTG TTTGGAGAAAGATGCGAATCGACGCGCTACGCCTTGGCATATTGAGGGTCACCCGTGGATTGTggagatgaagtcgaagagggTGGATATGACGCAGTTTTTGAGGACGGTGTGGGATTGGAAGGATTGA
- the MgBgl8 gene encoding putative beta-glucosidase (Beta-Glucosidase (Signal P secreted)): MVRLSAALAAVLPLVLAQNGTNSTTPAESATSPPKYPSPWGEGLGDWADSYEKARAFVSQLTLLEKVNLTTGVGWQSEKCVGNVGEIPRLGFRALCLQDSPLGIRFADFASAFPAGVTVASTWDRGIMYQQGVDMGTEHKMKGIDVQLGPVVGPIGRHPEGGRNWEGFSPDPALAGIAVGETIKGIQSAGVIACTKHYILNEQEHFRQPSTLEDGTNLPAISSNLDDVTMHELYLWPFADAVRAGTGSIMCSYQQINNSYGCQNSYALNYLLKNELGFQGFVVSDWQAQHSGVASALAGLDMTMPGDVTFNSMSSYWGTNLTIAVLNGTIPQWRIDDMAVRIVAAWYYVGRDENQVEDAPNFSSWTQDTFGFKNFYAKEDYTLVNEHVDVRGEHARNIRETAVKGTVLLKNTGSLPLTGKEKLTAVFGSDAGENQYGPNGCADRGCDNGTLAMGWGSGTAQFPYLITPLEAIKAEVRSNGGAIESVIDDYAYSQIAALARRIPDVAGVSLVFVNADAGEGYISVDGNLGDRNNLTIWHNGDTLIQNVTSQCNNTVVIIHSVGPVLVNDWYENPNVTAIIYAGIPGQESGNAITDILYGKRNPGGKTPFTWGSDRTEWGVDIVYEPNNGADAPQETFSEGVFIDYRAFDKANITPVFEFGFGLSYTTFNFSNLQIEAKSVAPYVPTDGNTPAAPSYGTIDNDTSAYLFPANATRVYAYIYPYLNSTDLQDSSADPYYNAEGYSLPDDATNGNAQPYLPAGSNVAPGGNTALYDVLFSVSATITNTGKVVGEEVPQVYVSLGGPNDPKVVLRQFDRLSIEPGESVVYTADLTRRDLSNWDTASQNWVISDYPKTVYVGCSSRDLPLSGELKLASGSPGGY; the protein is encoded by the exons ATGGTTCGTCTCTCCGCTGCGCTGGCGGCTGTCTTGCCATTGGTGCTCGCGCAAAACGGCACCAACAGCACGACGCCCGCCGAAAGTGCGACTTCTCCGCCGAAATACCCTTCGCCGTGGGGTGAGGGTCTCGGCGATTGGGCCGACTCGTATGAGAAGGCTCGCGCGTTTGTGTCGCAGCTCACATTGCTCGAGAAGGTCAATC TCACCACCGGTGTCGGCTGGCAGAGCGAGAAATGTGTCGGAAATGTGGGAGAGATTCCACGACTCGGCTTCCGAGCACTGTGTCTCCAAGACTCGCCTCTCGGAATTCGATTCGCCGACTTTGCCTCTGCTTTCCCCGCCGGTGTTACTGTGGCTTCAACATGGGACCGCGGCATCATGTATCAGCAAGGTGTGGACATGGGCACCGAGCACAAGATGAAGGGGATTGATGTCCAGCTTGGACCCGTGGTGGGACCGATTGGTCGT CATCCAGAAGGTGGTCGCAACTGGGAAGGTTTCTCGCCGGATCCTGCTTTGGCTGGTATTGCTGTGGGTGAGACTATCAAGGGGATCCAGAGTGCTGGTGTCATTGC TTGCACCAAGCATTACATTCTCAAC GAGCAAGAGCATTTCCGTCAGCCTTCGACCCTCGAGGACGGCACCAACTTGCcggccatctcctccaacctcGACGATGTCACCATGCACGAGCTTTATCTTTGGCCATTCGCGGATGCTGTTCGTGCCGGTACTGGGTCCATCATGTGCTCATACCAGCAG ATCAACAACAGCTACGGCTGCCAGAACTCGTACGCGCTGAACTACCTCCTCAAGAATGAGCTGGGATTCCAAGGCTTCGTTGTGAGCGATTGGCAGGCACAACACTCCGGA GTGGCCTCCGCTCTTGCCGGTCTCGACATGACCATGCCCGGTGATGTGACCTTCAACTCCATGTCCTCGTACTGGGGTACCAACTTGACCATCGCTGTCCTCAACGGCACCATCCCACAATGGCGTATCGACGACATGGCTGTCCGCATTGTCGCCGCGTGGTACTACGTTGGCCGTGACGAGAACCAGGTCGAGGATGCACCAAACTTCTCCTCGTGGACCCAGGACACCTTTGGATTCAAGAACTTCTACGCCAAGGAGGACTACACTCTGGTCAATGAGCACGTCGACGTCCGTGGCGAGCATGCACGCAACATCCGCGAGACAGCTGTCAAGGGCACAGTCTTGCTCAAGAACACCGGTTCTCTGCCGTTGACTGGCAAGGAGAAGCTCACCGCTGTCTTTGGATCCGATGCTGGCGAGAACCAGTACGGACCGAACGGATGCGCCGATCGTGGATGTGACAACGGCACTCTGGCCATGGGCTGGGGATCTGGTACTGCTCAATTCCCATACCTGATCACTCCTTTGGAAGCCATCAAGGCTGAGGTCCGGAGCAACGGCGGCGCCATCGAGTCGGTCATTGACGACTACGCATACTCCCAGATCGCCGCTCTTGCTCGTCGCATTCCTGACGTCGCTGGCGTGtccctcgtcttcgtcaacGCCGATGCAGGAGAAGGATATATCAGTGTCGATGGGAACCTGGGCGATCGCAACAACCTCACGATCTGGCACAACGGCGACACTCTGATCCAGAACGTCACCAGCCAGTGCAACAACACCGTGGTCATCATTCACTCCGTCGGTCCGGTGCTCGTCAACGACTGGTACGAGAACCCCAACGTTACTGCCATTATCTACGCCGGCATCCCCGGACAAGAGAGCGGCAACGCCATCACGGATATCCTCTACGGAAAGCGTAACCCCGGTGGCAAGACTCCATTCACTTGGGGTTCCGACCGCACCGAGTGGGGTGTCGACATCGTCTACGAGCCCAACAATGGCGCCGACGCCCCACAAGAGACCTTCTCCGAGGGTG TCTTCATCGACTACCGCGCCTTCGACAAAGCCAACATCACCCCCGTCTTCGAATTCGGCTTCGGTCTCTCCTACACCACCTTCAACTTCTCCAACCTCCAAATCGAAGCCAAGTCCGTCGCACCCTACGTCCCGACCGACGGCAACACACCCGCCGCTCCCTCGTACGGAACcatcgacaacgacacttCCGCCTACCTCTTCCCTGCCAACGCGACCCGTGTGTACGCGTACATCTACCCGTACCTCAACTCCACCGACCTGCAAGACTCCTCCGCGGACCCGTACTACAACGCCGAGGGCTACTCTCTTCCAGACGACGCCACGAACGGTAACGCCCAGCCATACCTCCCCGCTGGCAGCAACGTCGCGCCGGGTGGTAACACAGCGCTTTACGATGTCTTGTTCAGTGTCTCCGCGACCATCACGAATACCGGCAAGgtcgtcggcgaggaggtgcCGCAAGTCTATGTCAGCCTGGGAGGACCGAATGACCCCAAGGTCGTGTTGAGACAGTTTGATCGGTTGAGTATCGAGCCGGGTGAGAGTGTGGTGTACACGGCGGACTTGACGAGGAGGGACTTGAGTAACTGGGATACCGCGAGCCAGAACTGGGTTATTTCGGATTATCCCAAGACGGTGTACGTGGGGTGTTCGAGTAGGGATTTGCCGCTTAGTGGGGAGTTGAAGTTGGCGAGTGGTAGTCCGGGTGGGTATTAG